The Cellulophaga sp. L1A9 genome window below encodes:
- a CDS encoding sensor histidine kinase, producing the protein MSKKLIATSILLFIILSIAIWTITIIRINNYEKNLIALEVAESDTKLSLASDQLLNLYETSKKKVLFFKDLAEANYKKNKAFNDIRDVLYLFLKNEDNYFQARIINTKGQEVLKIENMYNSISIYEDKYLEDKSNRYYFQESLKLKKGQVFISNLDLNIENNKIELPYRPTVRFFTKIYSPDQELLGIVGLNLNAETWLNGIGTNDINILNNPNEVFYKESGRQDLYTKSKKDLTLRDTNGKPIYNVKEVIIMGMSTWTLYTSIHSAAVEEKIKTNKKKSISFAVFLNLGLLFFIFTIHNLYYKNKRISLLNNSINLRLEERNTLLKEIHHRVKNNLQVITSLLNLQSRYIKDEETKSMLKYSQYRIKSMALLHESLYRSDDLSKINYKDYLNQLVNGLIVSMKGSNTKITLDLDVDEIYFNIDTSIPLGLIINELVTNSLKYAFSENIGTITIALKKQANNSFLLRLSDNGKGFPKSVTFRNTETLGLKLVHKLVLQLRGNIEKDNIQTGTAFIITFQEIQEFS; encoded by the coding sequence ATGAGTAAAAAATTAATTGCTACATCAATCCTATTATTTATAATCTTAAGTATAGCGATATGGACCATAACTATTATTAGAATAAACAACTATGAGAAAAATCTAATTGCGTTAGAAGTAGCAGAATCAGACACTAAACTATCCTTAGCCAGTGATCAATTATTAAATCTTTACGAAACAAGTAAGAAAAAAGTGCTGTTTTTTAAAGACCTCGCAGAAGCCAATTATAAAAAAAATAAAGCCTTCAATGACATTCGTGATGTGCTTTATCTTTTCCTTAAAAATGAAGACAATTACTTTCAAGCACGAATTATAAACACGAAAGGACAAGAAGTGCTTAAAATAGAAAACATGTATAATAGCATTTCTATATATGAAGACAAGTATTTAGAAGACAAGTCTAACCGGTATTACTTTCAAGAATCATTAAAACTAAAAAAGGGACAGGTATTTATTTCTAATCTAGACCTAAATATTGAAAATAATAAGATAGAACTCCCTTATAGACCTACGGTGCGTTTTTTTACAAAAATATATAGTCCAGATCAAGAGTTATTGGGTATTGTAGGTCTTAATCTTAATGCCGAAACATGGTTGAATGGAATAGGAACTAACGATATTAATATATTAAATAACCCAAACGAAGTATTCTACAAAGAAAGTGGCAGGCAAGACCTCTATACCAAATCTAAAAAAGATTTAACTTTAAGGGATACCAATGGCAAACCTATTTACAATGTAAAGGAAGTTATTATTATGGGGATGTCTACTTGGACCCTGTATACCTCCATACATTCTGCTGCGGTAGAGGAAAAAATAAAAACTAATAAAAAGAAAAGTATCTCCTTCGCTGTTTTCTTAAACCTGGGCTTGCTCTTTTTTATTTTTACTATTCATAATCTGTATTATAAAAACAAGCGCATTTCTTTATTAAATAATTCAATAAACTTAAGGCTAGAAGAAAGAAATACGCTGCTGAAAGAAATACACCATCGGGTTAAAAATAATCTGCAAGTAATTACAAGCTTATTAAACCTACAGTCGCGTTATATAAAGGATGAAGAGACTAAAAGTATGCTAAAATATAGTCAATATCGCATCAAATCTATGGCGCTATTGCATGAAAGCTTATATAGGAGTGATGATTTAAGTAAGATTAACTACAAAGATTATTTAAATCAACTTGTTAATGGTTTAATCGTTTCTATGAAAGGCAGCAATACCAAAATCACTTTAGATTTAGACGTAGACGAGATCTACTTTAATATAGACACCTCTATACCATTGGGCTTAATTATCAATGAGTTAGTAACCAACTCCCTAAAATATGCATTTAGCGAAAATATAGGGACGATCACGATAGCTCTAAAAAAACAAGCCAATAATTCTTTTTTACTTCGTTTAAGTGATAATGGGAAAGGATTTCCTAAATCGGTAACTTTTAGAAATACCGAAACTTTAGGTTTAAAACTAGTACATAAACTGGTATTGCAACTGCGTGGAAACATAGAAAAAGACAACATTCAAACAGGGACAGCTTTTATTATTACATTCCAAGAAATTCAAGAATTCTCATAG
- a CDS encoding 2TM domain-containing protein, translating into MDLKKRTKLERAQKRVATIKGFYDHLTIYLIINILVFIFRGKFIITLLSKEALGNPQILNWIDWNVYGIPIIWGIGVLIHGLVVFKIKPSFFTDWEEQKIKKYMSEEQESSSS; encoded by the coding sequence ATGGATCTTAAAAAAAGAACAAAATTAGAACGCGCTCAAAAACGAGTTGCGACAATAAAAGGTTTTTATGACCATCTTACGATTTATTTAATTATAAATATTTTAGTATTTATTTTTAGAGGAAAATTTATCATTACCCTCTTAAGTAAAGAAGCGTTAGGTAATCCTCAAATCTTAAATTGGATTGATTGGAATGTATATGGAATACCAATTATTTGGGGAATAGGAGTATTGATTCATGGACTCGTAGTTTTTAAAATCAAGCCAAGTTTTTTTACCGATTGGGAAGAGCAGAAAATTAAAAAATACATGAGCGAAGAACAAGAATCTTCTAGTAGCTAA
- a CDS encoding 2TM domain-containing protein: protein MNNSDTDTKYFRAKERVEAIKAFYNKVFKYIVAIVITGSINYYLNEWSNPWFLWVVLGVSIATAVKAIKLFGYDALMGRNWEQRKIDEFMKEEETKKRWE, encoded by the coding sequence ATGAACAATTCAGACACCGATACTAAATATTTTAGAGCCAAAGAACGCGTAGAAGCTATAAAAGCTTTTTATAACAAAGTATTCAAATACATAGTAGCTATTGTTATTACGGGGAGTATTAACTATTACCTCAATGAATGGAGCAACCCATGGTTCTTATGGGTGGTCTTAGGAGTTTCTATAGCCACAGCTGTAAAAGCAATAAAACTCTTTGGGTACGATGCACTCATGGGAAGAAATTGGGAGCAACGGAAGATAGATGAGTTTATGAAAGAAGAAGAGACCAAGAAAAGATGGGAATAA
- a CDS encoding lipopolysaccharide assembly protein LapB, with translation MKFSILTLIFLILLSCNSNEHNTITKAEDYNAYLSSVPPKTTSKYFELWNSKIKPDSIQLTSFGIVSGQYENYFKATGDISYLKKSEQALKKAVAIAATGRAGYRRALARNYISQHRFKEALVQANEARAIGSGLKNTQNLLFDVHMELGNYTLAKNYLDSITDITNFDFLIRAAKWNDYNGDLETTINYMEQAKDKAEKTYTKALILWSYTNLADYYGHAGRFSDSYKYYLKSLELDPENAYAKKGIAWIVFSHEKNPNEALRILDSVTKNYHAPDYYLLKAEIAAYMDNTEMKLLNIDEYIKSVKNPSYGEMYNGYSINLYLEETKQWDKALELAKREVNNRPTPESYHFLASSYLKLGEKEKALAIVTKHIEGKSYEPALLFTCAEIYKANGLTKKAKALKSELLGAVYELGPSSKEKIESL, from the coding sequence ATGAAATTTAGCATCCTTACTTTAATCTTTCTCATATTGCTTTCCTGCAATTCAAATGAGCATAATACGATTACCAAAGCGGAAGATTATAACGCTTATTTATCTTCTGTACCCCCTAAAACAACTTCAAAATATTTTGAACTTTGGAACTCTAAAATCAAACCGGATAGTATACAACTAACTAGTTTTGGCATTGTTTCCGGCCAATATGAAAATTACTTTAAAGCAACAGGAGATATTTCTTATTTAAAAAAATCTGAACAAGCCTTAAAAAAGGCTGTTGCTATTGCGGCCACTGGAAGAGCGGGCTACCGTAGAGCTTTGGCACGCAATTATATCTCACAACATCGTTTTAAAGAAGCCCTAGTCCAAGCAAATGAAGCAAGGGCAATAGGTTCTGGTTTAAAAAATACCCAAAACCTTTTATTTGATGTGCATATGGAGCTCGGGAACTATACATTAGCAAAAAATTACTTGGATAGTATTACCGATATTACGAATTTTGATTTTTTAATTCGTGCTGCAAAATGGAACGACTATAATGGAGATTTGGAGACGACTATTAATTACATGGAACAAGCAAAAGACAAAGCAGAAAAAACCTATACGAAGGCTTTAATTCTCTGGTCTTATACCAATCTTGCAGACTACTACGGTCATGCCGGTAGGTTTTCTGATTCCTATAAGTATTACCTAAAATCTTTAGAACTAGATCCTGAAAATGCTTATGCAAAAAAGGGAATTGCTTGGATTGTTTTTTCTCATGAAAAAAATCCGAATGAAGCCCTACGGATCTTAGATTCCGTGACTAAAAATTACCATGCCCCAGATTATTATCTTTTAAAAGCAGAAATAGCAGCGTATATGGATAACACGGAAATGAAACTCCTCAATATAGATGAATACATCAAGAGTGTTAAAAATCCGTCTTACGGAGAAATGTACAATGGGTATAGCATCAACCTATATTTAGAGGAGACCAAGCAATGGGATAAGGCTTTAGAATTGGCAAAGAGAGAAGTAAACAATAGGCCCACACCAGAATCCTATCATTTTTTAGCTTCTAGTTATTTAAAATTAGGAGAAAAGGAAAAAGCTTTAGCTATTGTAACGAAACATATTGAAGGGAAGTCTTATGAGCCCGCACTACTTTTTACCTGTGCAGAAATTTACAAAGCCAATGGATTAACTAAAAAGGCAAAGGCTCTCAAATCAGAATTGTTAGGTGCGGTGTATGAATTAGGCCCTAGTTCAAAAGAAAAAATAGAATCACTTTAA
- a CDS encoding response regulator, with protein sequence MKYSILIVEDNFIIQMFLEEILLSIGEHTVKTANNANNALLILEDYKPDVILMDIGIGPGLDGIEVAEIIKDKYRIPIVFLTGNSDESTILRAHKTNPIHFIFKPIDEGKLLTEFSVIKDKLVDLSLK encoded by the coding sequence ATGAAATATAGTATACTCATCGTCGAAGATAATTTTATCATCCAAATGTTTCTGGAAGAGATTCTTCTTAGCATTGGAGAACACACCGTTAAAACAGCCAATAATGCTAATAATGCATTGCTTATTTTAGAAGATTACAAACCCGATGTTATTTTGATGGACATTGGTATTGGACCTGGACTAGACGGAATAGAAGTCGCAGAAATCATTAAAGATAAATACCGCATTCCTATTGTATTCCTAACAGGAAACTCTGATGAATCGACCATTCTAAGAGCTCATAAAACAAACCCTATTCACTTTATATTTAAACCTATTGATGAAGGCAAGTTACTTACTGAGTTTTCGGTAATCAAAGACAAACTAGTGGACTTATCTTTAAAATAA
- a CDS encoding 2TM domain-containing protein, which yields MKQVLKIVLRGILIGVCIVIIDVGMNILLGSTVNFDTQFKNNLQYYFIYSITLTVLNTFFFRYLNNKVVWVRFKRFRLIIGALGGVLLSMLAVFLIRFSIEVLIGGESWSTFIWSENPRFYIFCLLITILVSIVFHAVYFYRLSQNKKVKEQKIIASTASAKFDALKNQLDPHFLFNSLNVLTSLIDEDPHQAQKFTTSLSKVYRYVLEQKNKDLVSVDEELQFAKTYIRLLKMRFEDSIIFETPDHASNPEARIVPLSLQLLLENAVKHNVVTSERPLHLRVFEENGQLVVSNNLQEKQVVKKSSGVGLKNIQERYNILSNRKVVIVKTASDFRVEIPMLTKQVSMKETQEDYLEDKRYQKAKERVEKIKGFYGNLMSYCIVIPILIFVNYNTTSFPWVIFPALGWGSGLVAHGMEAYGYNPLFGRNWEERKMREYMDDDQF from the coding sequence ATGAAACAAGTATTAAAAATTGTACTAAGAGGTATTCTAATAGGTGTCTGTATTGTAATTATAGATGTAGGAATGAATATTCTGTTAGGGAGTACTGTAAATTTTGATACGCAGTTTAAGAACAATCTGCAATACTATTTTATATATTCTATAACCTTAACGGTCTTAAATACTTTCTTCTTTAGATATTTAAACAATAAAGTGGTTTGGGTTAGATTTAAAAGATTTAGACTCATTATTGGAGCTTTAGGAGGTGTTTTGTTATCAATGTTAGCTGTTTTTTTAATTCGATTTTCTATAGAGGTACTTATTGGAGGGGAAAGCTGGAGTACTTTCATTTGGAGTGAAAACCCTAGGTTCTATATATTTTGTTTATTAATTACCATATTAGTTTCTATTGTTTTTCATGCTGTTTATTTCTATCGATTAAGTCAGAATAAAAAAGTTAAAGAACAAAAGATTATAGCGAGCACAGCATCCGCTAAGTTTGATGCTTTAAAAAATCAATTAGATCCTCACTTTTTATTCAATAGTTTAAATGTTTTAACGAGCTTAATTGATGAAGATCCGCATCAGGCGCAAAAATTCACGACTTCTTTATCTAAAGTATACCGGTATGTGTTAGAGCAAAAAAATAAGGATTTGGTATCTGTAGATGAAGAATTACAGTTTGCAAAAACGTATATACGACTATTAAAAATGCGATTTGAAGACAGTATTATCTTTGAAACTCCGGACCACGCTAGTAATCCAGAGGCTAGGATTGTTCCTTTATCCTTACAGTTGTTGCTAGAAAATGCGGTGAAGCATAATGTGGTTACTTCAGAACGGCCTTTACACCTCCGTGTATTTGAAGAAAACGGACAATTAGTGGTGAGTAATAATTTACAGGAGAAGCAAGTGGTTAAAAAGAGTAGTGGTGTGGGGTTAAAAAATATCCAAGAACGCTACAACATACTTTCCAATAGGAAGGTAGTTATTGTTAAAACAGCTTCAGATTTTAGAGTAGAAATTCCGATGCTAACAAAACAGGTTTCTATGAAGGAAACTCAAGAAGATTATCTAGAAGATAAAAGATATCAAAAGGCAAAAGAACGGGTAGAGAAAATAAAAGGGTTTTATGGGAATCTAATGTCTTATTGCATTGTCATTCCTATTTTGATATTCGTAAATTATAATACCACAAGCTTCCCTTGGGTGATATTTCCAGCCTTAGGTTGGGGTTCTGGACTCGTTGCGCATGGAATGGAAGCCTATGGCTACAATCCGTTATTTGGACGTAATTGGGAGGAGCGTAAGATGCGAGAGTATATGGATGATGACCAATTTTAA
- a CDS encoding DUF4331 family protein: MKNTKTYFGLALLAITGTILIAADHIDAPSSTGTSADIADFYAFEPTTGSDNTVFIVDLQTNVLPDLAYGTFDENVLIEINIDLDGDLVEDKVIQAIPRDGIMYFFGPVAPSQKGLDSQVVIDAPLGSVEISDATAKTTTIASGVKLFAGPRQDAFFFDFFQFNAVIGGNAPLGFKEASEAEDTFDGANTMSIVLEIPNAMLGTTTATNALGLEVYKTWVTSNKKQ, encoded by the coding sequence ATGAAAAACACAAAAACGTATTTTGGTCTAGCTCTTCTTGCCATTACGGGGACAATTTTAATTGCTGCAGATCATATAGATGCACCTTCTTCTACAGGAACATCGGCAGATATTGCAGACTTTTATGCCTTTGAGCCAACAACAGGTTCAGACAATACGGTATTCATTGTAGACCTACAAACAAATGTATTACCAGATTTAGCTTATGGTACATTTGATGAAAATGTACTTATCGAAATTAATATTGATTTAGATGGCGATTTGGTAGAAGATAAAGTCATCCAAGCAATACCTAGAGATGGCATTATGTATTTTTTTGGTCCTGTTGCTCCGTCGCAAAAAGGATTAGACAGTCAAGTAGTAATTGATGCTCCCTTAGGCAGTGTAGAAATTTCTGATGCTACTGCCAAAACAACAACAATCGCTTCTGGAGTAAAGTTATTTGCGGGTCCTAGGCAGGATGCTTTCTTTTTTGACTTTTTTCAATTCAACGCCGTAATTGGTGGTAATGCTCCATTGGGGTTTAAAGAAGCTTCTGAAGCAGAAGATACTTTTGATGGTGCTAACACTATGTCCATAGTATTAGAAATTCCAAATGCTATGTTAGGAACTACCACTGCTACTAACGCTTTAGGCCTTGAAGTGTACAAAACTTGGGTTACTTCAAACAAAAAACAATAA
- a CDS encoding 2TM domain-containing protein — MKTSNTNSKRERAAQRIKALKGFYIHLTVYILVNIMISTVSVVGNMSSGDSFIEAFTTFGTFSTAIFWGIGVFFHGAKVFEFNPFFSKEWEERKIKQYLEEDTNEIGKYK; from the coding sequence ATGAAAACATCCAATACAAATAGTAAGAGAGAAAGAGCAGCACAGCGTATTAAAGCTTTAAAAGGTTTTTATATTCACTTAACAGTGTATATCCTGGTTAATATTATGATTAGTACAGTTAGCGTTGTAGGGAACATGAGCTCAGGAGATAGTTTTATAGAAGCATTTACCACTTTTGGCACCTTTTCTACCGCAATATTTTGGGGTATAGGGGTCTTTTTTCACGGAGCAAAAGTGTTTGAGTTTAATCCCTTCTTTAGTAAAGAATGGGAGGAAAGAAAAATCAAGCAGTATTTAGAAGAAGATACTAATGAAATTGGTAAATACAAATAA
- a CDS encoding DUF4331 family protein: MKFSNILYTCSYVLALSFASCNNDDDNQSTMLPDANADFSGTYSQVDHMGRPGINTVLSADDATKDSQNRTLPAAMAVAFQASFEARLEAYHDVYATILGADPAAVNYENNILGLDVATLTGYLAADVLEVAPNLPTTYFNPGTDADMDGRILVPDGDEVALTGRMIQDDVIDVSLILLFGGMEGDRFSGQDTDGDGMADLPRLTSDGVGITASPTATFPYLGNPE, translated from the coding sequence ATGAAATTTTCAAATATACTATACACGTGTTCTTATGTCTTGGCGCTTTCTTTCGCTTCTTGTAATAATGATGATGACAACCAAAGTACGATGTTGCCAGATGCTAATGCAGATTTTTCAGGAACTTATTCTCAGGTAGATCATATGGGAAGACCGGGAATAAATACGGTTTTAAGCGCAGATGATGCTACAAAAGATAGTCAGAATAGAACGTTGCCAGCAGCTATGGCGGTAGCTTTTCAGGCTAGTTTTGAAGCTAGATTAGAGGCATACCATGATGTGTATGCCACTATTTTGGGAGCAGATCCTGCAGCGGTAAACTATGAAAACAATATTCTAGGCCTAGATGTTGCCACATTAACAGGTTATTTGGCCGCAGATGTTTTAGAAGTGGCTCCTAATTTACCTACTACCTACTTTAATCCTGGTACAGATGCAGATATGGATGGGAGAATCCTTGTGCCAGACGGAGATGAAGTGGCTTTAACAGGGAGAATGATTCAAGATGATGTTATTGATGTATCCTTAATTCTTCTTTTTGGAGGAATGGAAGGAGATCGTTTTAGTGGTCAAGATACAGATGGTGATGGGATGGCAGATTTGCCAAGACTTACCTCAGACGGTGTTGGCATTACAGCTAGCCCTACAGCTACCTTTCCTTATTTAGGAAATCCTGAATAG
- a CDS encoding LETM1-related biofilm-associated protein gives MNPSASGWIDKFGHLVKDYHELYDNFDELYAHLKNIGFIYGINVSIPEFIHPEHPLSEDEKAKINLLTALYFTFRQKSKEISFSNFLEEIFEFYNQLGINKISFLNKILTGKKTSSQLEKLIDSRIYLDDNVISKNFNSIITNSLLYIDVLTFKNYLELKSDPKKHAEKLEYITINIIYHTLSSKQKNKTDVKLAQLFESSLTFIDSAQDSFDGTYRSKLMNNFTPRENNYFLDVACLTVWEDQSLEYKESEFIFGLGKDLGIGSEQILKSIEEVAVFFEQNTRQIPHLKNNNLAVQFYDSMSKIVNKLILRNSKRLQKELSESKELVALLSKSTVKDLTEEEKKKVQNQLLDIFKSIPSLAIFILPGGAVLLPIFIKLIPKLLPSAFDDNRVDE, from the coding sequence ATGAACCCTTCAGCATCAGGTTGGATAGATAAATTTGGACACCTTGTAAAAGATTATCATGAGCTTTATGATAATTTTGATGAACTATATGCACACTTAAAAAATATTGGATTCATTTACGGAATTAATGTAAGCATTCCAGAATTTATACATCCAGAACATCCGCTTTCTGAAGATGAAAAAGCAAAAATAAATTTGCTTACTGCATTATATTTTACCTTCAGACAGAAAAGTAAAGAGATAAGTTTTTCTAATTTTTTAGAAGAAATATTTGAGTTTTATAATCAACTTGGCATCAATAAAATTTCATTTTTGAATAAAATTTTAACTGGAAAAAAGACCTCCTCCCAGCTGGAAAAATTGATTGATTCTCGAATTTATTTAGATGATAATGTCATCAGTAAAAATTTTAATAGCATTATTACAAACTCATTATTATACATTGATGTCTTAACTTTTAAGAACTATTTAGAGCTAAAATCAGATCCAAAAAAGCATGCTGAAAAGTTAGAATATATTACCATAAATATAATTTACCACACCCTAAGTTCTAAGCAAAAAAATAAAACTGACGTAAAATTAGCACAGCTTTTTGAATCGTCCTTAACATTTATTGACAGCGCCCAAGATAGTTTTGACGGTACCTACAGGAGTAAATTAATGAACAATTTTACACCGCGAGAAAACAACTATTTTTTAGATGTTGCTTGCTTAACGGTGTGGGAAGATCAGTCTCTAGAATACAAAGAATCTGAGTTCATTTTTGGCCTTGGAAAAGACCTTGGAATAGGGTCTGAACAGATCTTAAAATCTATAGAAGAAGTGGCTGTTTTTTTCGAACAAAATACGCGTCAGATTCCACATTTAAAAAACAATAATTTAGCCGTGCAATTTTACGATAGCATGTCTAAAATTGTAAATAAATTGATTTTAAGGAACAGTAAAAGACTGCAAAAAGAACTTTCTGAAAGCAAAGAATTAGTCGCCCTTTTATCTAAATCTACCGTGAAAGATCTCACGGAAGAAGAGAAGAAAAAAGTCCAAAATCAGCTTCTAGATATCTTTAAAAGCATTCCTTCATTGGCCATTTTTATCTTACCCGGCGGCGCTGTTTTGCTTCCTATCTTTATAAAACTAATCCCCAAACTATTGCCATCTGCTTTTGATGACAACAGAGTAGACGAATAG
- a CDS encoding LytTR family DNA-binding domain-containing protein translates to MKTIIIEDEKPSARRLNRLLEDLGVEVSVLLHSVEEAINWFHNNEHPDLIFLDIQLSDGLSFEIFEAVEVKSAIIFTTAFDEYALQAFKLNSIDYLLKPIDDEDLEIAVKKYRSLAPKKEKLTLDFEDIKKLLVNPIEREFKKRFTTKVGQHLKIINADEVECFYSENKGTYAATTEGRNYLLETTLDNLEEDLDPKIFFRVSRKFYVNVNCIKDIVSYTNSRLQIKLIKFNEQEIIVSRERVRDFKLWLE, encoded by the coding sequence ATGAAAACAATTATTATTGAAGACGAAAAACCATCAGCGAGAAGATTAAATCGGTTACTTGAAGATTTAGGCGTTGAGGTTTCTGTGCTTTTGCATTCTGTAGAAGAGGCTATAAATTGGTTTCATAATAACGAACATCCCGATTTAATTTTCTTAGATATTCAGCTTTCAGATGGACTTTCGTTTGAAATTTTTGAAGCGGTAGAAGTCAAAAGTGCCATCATTTTTACCACTGCTTTTGATGAATATGCACTCCAGGCTTTTAAGCTAAATAGCATTGATTATTTGTTAAAACCTATCGATGATGAGGATCTAGAAATTGCCGTTAAAAAGTACAGGTCTTTAGCGCCAAAAAAGGAGAAATTAACGCTTGATTTTGAAGACATAAAAAAGCTACTTGTTAACCCTATTGAACGCGAATTTAAAAAACGGTTTACGACCAAAGTAGGGCAACATTTAAAAATCATAAATGCAGATGAGGTAGAATGTTTTTACAGTGAGAACAAAGGCACCTATGCAGCAACTACCGAAGGCAGAAATTATCTTTTAGAAACCACCTTAGATAATCTAGAAGAAGACCTAGATCCTAAAATATTTTTTCGAGTAAGTCGTAAGTTTTACGTGAATGTAAATTGTATAAAAGATATTGTATCTTACACGAATTCTAGGCTGCAAATCAAATTAATAAAGTTTAATGAGCAAGAAATCATCGTGAGTAGAGAACGTGTCCGTGATTTTAAGCTTTGGTTAGAGTAG